Proteins encoded by one window of Cyclobacteriaceae bacterium:
- a CDS encoding 1-acyl-sn-glycerol-3-phosphate acyltransferase produces the protein MEVLEKKNKNKKYEPILEGIPDWPVYRLSRNRKEFIEEVAARSAERITQLRPSTKQLLDELEATVYREQQRMKRNRWRVDPPDESKFWSGIKQELIDLGAVPEEEKQKKSQELLTKIVHRYANEIAGNFKPSSYRFAREMIKFWFARLLNASRVKKFGGFFRNQYTLRDKIQIVGKVKQLRSLARKGTIVMVPTHFSNLDSILIGWIIHALGLPAFIYGAGLNLFNMKIFAYFMNSLGAYKVDRRKKNLPYLETLKMYSSIAIQRGAHSLFFPGGTRSRSGMIEKTLKLGLLSTTIEAQRNIYLNTAEGQPPQKIFVVPVTLNYHFVLEAPELIDDYLSIKGQDRYLPEEDPHGSWGLLKFLFKFFTKGSNISVSIGRALDVMGNYVDEEGNSLDSHDRIIETRDYFLANGKITVDPQRENEYTRMLSQRIVSEYHRINRIFASHLVAFVAFELWQKKHPKLDLFGLLRLPEEELELDYAEFRKTCKRIRKKIYHLKKEGKANHATHLKGKIDLVIKHGLDNVGIFHLKRPLVMNKKGNIVTQDLNLLYYYHNRLAGYDLEKFI, from the coding sequence GTGGAAGTACTGGAGAAAAAGAATAAGAATAAAAAGTATGAGCCCATTCTGGAAGGCATTCCGGATTGGCCGGTGTATAGGCTTAGCCGTAACCGGAAAGAATTTATAGAAGAAGTAGCAGCCCGATCAGCTGAACGCATTACCCAGTTACGTCCATCAACCAAACAATTGCTGGATGAGCTGGAGGCAACTGTTTACCGGGAACAACAGCGCATGAAACGGAACCGTTGGCGCGTTGATCCGCCGGATGAAAGTAAATTCTGGTCGGGTATCAAACAAGAGTTGATTGATCTGGGGGCTGTACCAGAAGAAGAGAAGCAAAAAAAATCGCAGGAACTTCTTACAAAGATTGTTCACCGTTATGCCAATGAAATTGCCGGCAATTTTAAGCCGAGCTCATACCGCTTTGCGCGGGAAATGATTAAGTTCTGGTTTGCCCGTTTGCTTAATGCTTCGCGGGTAAAAAAGTTTGGTGGCTTTTTTCGCAATCAATATACCCTGCGCGATAAAATTCAGATTGTAGGCAAGGTGAAGCAATTGCGCAGCCTTGCCCGCAAAGGAACCATTGTAATGGTGCCTACGCATTTCAGCAACCTCGATTCCATTTTGATCGGGTGGATTATTCATGCACTTGGCTTGCCCGCCTTTATTTATGGTGCCGGGCTGAACCTATTTAACATGAAGATATTTGCCTACTTCATGAACAGCCTCGGGGCTTACAAGGTCGACCGGAGAAAGAAAAACCTGCCTTACCTTGAAACATTAAAGATGTACTCCAGCATAGCCATTCAACGGGGTGCACACAGTTTATTCTTTCCGGGCGGAACACGATCACGCTCAGGCATGATTGAAAAAACGCTAAAGCTTGGCTTGCTCTCCACCACCATTGAAGCGCAACGCAACATCTACCTGAATACAGCTGAGGGGCAACCTCCACAAAAAATATTTGTGGTTCCGGTAACCTTGAATTACCATTTCGTACTGGAAGCGCCTGAGTTGATTGATGATTACCTGTCTATTAAAGGACAAGACCGGTACTTACCCGAAGAAGACCCGCATGGAAGCTGGGGATTGCTAAAATTCTTATTCAAATTTTTCACCAAGGGCTCCAATATTTCTGTTTCTATTGGACGAGCCCTGGATGTGATGGGTAATTATGTTGATGAAGAAGGTAACAGTCTGGATTCGCATGATCGCATAATTGAAACGCGCGACTATTTTCTTGCTAATGGTAAGATAACGGTCGACCCACAACGCGAGAACGAATACACACGCATGCTCAGCCAGCGCATTGTTTCGGAATACCATCGTATCAATCGCATTTTTGCCAGCCACCTGGTTGCTTTTGTTGCGTTCGAACTATGGCAAAAGAAACATCCTAAACTTGATTTGTTTGGGTTGTTGCGTTTGCCCGAAGAAGAACTGGAGTTGGATTATGCAGAGTTCAGAAAAACCTGTAAGCGTATCCGAAAAAAAATATATCACCTCAAAAAAGAAGGAAAAGCCAACCACGCCACGCACCTGAAAGGAAAAATTGACCTGGTAATAAAACACGGACTGGATAACGTTGGCATATTTCACCTCAAGCGCCCGTTGGTCATGAACAAAAAGGGCAACATTGTTACGCAGGATCTTAACCTGTTATACTATTACCACAATCGCCTGGCGGGCTATGACCTCGAAAAGTTCATCTGA
- a CDS encoding NAD(P)H-dependent glycerol-3-phosphate dehydrogenase, which translates to MTSKSSSDNKPIGVIGAGNFGSVVANLLSRQHKVLLYARDEKVVQRILDTRENRGYKMNSRVTPTNDLKYLAESCEVIFPIVPSAHFRSMMQKLSPHLHPYHILIHGTKGLDITLPKGQTIDTVSKLSREQVKTMSEVIREESVVVRVGCLAGPNLSKELAERHPAATVIASPFNEVISLGQKLLRSDQFQVYGNNELVGVELAGVLKNIIAIASGALSGMGYGENARGLLISRGVVEMIHVGKALGGNVKAFLGVAGIGDLVTTSNSTLSRNFQVGYKLAKGKTLQEIVSSMDEVAEGVSTVQIVKKCADYYKLRAPITSMLYKVLFEDLTVEQALTYLMRYPLNVDIDFLD; encoded by the coding sequence ATGACCTCGAAAAGTTCATCTGATAACAAGCCCATTGGTGTAATTGGCGCTGGTAACTTTGGCAGTGTTGTGGCCAACCTGCTGTCGCGCCAGCATAAAGTTTTGTTATATGCACGCGATGAAAAAGTAGTGCAGCGAATTTTGGATACACGAGAAAACCGTGGTTACAAAATGAACAGTCGGGTTACACCCACCAACGACCTGAAATATTTAGCGGAAAGTTGTGAAGTGATTTTCCCCATCGTTCCTTCTGCACATTTCCGCTCGATGATGCAGAAACTTTCACCGCACCTGCATCCTTATCACATTCTGATACACGGCACAAAGGGATTGGACATTACCCTGCCGAAGGGTCAAACCATTGATACCGTAAGCAAGCTCAGTCGCGAACAGGTGAAAACCATGAGTGAAGTGATTCGTGAAGAGAGCGTAGTGGTTCGCGTAGGTTGCCTGGCCGGCCCAAACCTGTCAAAAGAATTAGCCGAACGCCATCCTGCCGCAACTGTAATCGCCAGTCCGTTTAATGAAGTGATTAGTCTGGGACAAAAATTGCTGCGCAGCGATCAGTTTCAGGTTTATGGAAACAACGAGTTGGTTGGCGTTGAATTGGCTGGTGTACTGAAAAATATTATCGCCATTGCATCGGGAGCTTTAAGCGGGATGGGATATGGAGAAAATGCACGCGGCCTGTTAATAAGTCGTGGAGTCGTTGAGATGATTCACGTGGGCAAGGCATTGGGTGGAAACGTAAAAGCATTTCTGGGCGTAGCAGGTATTGGGGATCTGGTAACCACCAGCAACAGTACCCTAAGCCGAAATTTTCAGGTAGGCTATAAACTGGCGAAAGGTAAAACCCTTCAGGAAATTGTGAGTAGCATGGATGAGGTCGCTGAGGGGGTTAGTACCGTACAGATTGTAAAAAAGTGTGCCGACTATTATAAACTTCGCGCCCCGATTACCAGCATGCTCTACAAAGTGTTGTTTGAAGACCTGACCGTTGAACAGGCACTCACCTACCTGATGCGCTATCCACTCAATGTGGATATTGATTTTCTCGATTAA
- a CDS encoding HIT family protein has translation MASIFTRIINREIPGHIVAEDDRFIAFLDIMPLVMGHTLVVPKTEVDYIFDLDDETLAGLHVFSKRVAAAIRAVVPCERIGVAVIGLEVPHVHVHLVPMNTMSDINFSKPKLQPTKEELSQVAEKIKKAFSA, from the coding sequence ATGGCATCCATTTTCACGCGCATTATCAATCGTGAAATACCCGGGCATATTGTGGCTGAGGATGATCGGTTTATTGCTTTTCTGGATATTATGCCATTGGTAATGGGGCACACGTTGGTGGTTCCTAAAACTGAAGTTGATTACATTTTTGATTTAGATGATGAAACGCTTGCAGGCCTTCATGTTTTCTCAAAGCGTGTTGCAGCTGCTATCAGGGCGGTAGTTCCATGCGAACGGATTGGAGTTGCTGTAATCGGGTTGGAAGTTCCGCATGTTCATGTGCACCTGGTGCCTATGAACACCATGAGTGATATAAATTTTTCGAAGCCGAAACTTCAGCCCACAAAAGAAGAGCTTTCGCAGGTTGCCGAAAAAATCAAAAAAGCCTTTTCTGCTTAA
- the greA gene encoding transcription elongation factor GreA has protein sequence MSKKISYYTREGLDKLRNELTELKSKGRQEIARQIAEARDKGDLSENAEYDAAKDAQGHLEAKIAQLEDLLANARLLDEANVDTSKVSILSKVTIKNKKNGASFTYTLVSEEEADLKAGKISTMSPIGKGLLGKKKGEMALIKTPAGEVEFEITNIAV, from the coding sequence ATGAGTAAAAAAATTTCTTACTACACCCGTGAAGGTCTTGATAAACTCAGGAACGAACTTACTGAATTGAAGTCCAAGGGACGTCAGGAAATTGCACGCCAGATTGCTGAAGCACGCGATAAGGGTGACTTAAGTGAAAATGCTGAATACGATGCGGCCAAGGATGCCCAAGGCCATTTGGAAGCCAAGATTGCCCAGTTGGAAGATTTACTGGCCAATGCACGTTTATTGGATGAAGCCAATGTAGATACTTCCAAAGTTTCCATCTTGTCGAAGGTAACGATCAAGAACAAAAAGAACGGTGCTTCTTTTACGTATACACTTGTGTCAGAAGAAGAAGCTGATTTAAAAGCAGGAAAAATTTCAACCATGTCACCGATCGGAAAAGGATTATTGGGAAAGAAGAAAGGGGAGATGGCATTAATCAAAACGCCAGCTGGTGAAGTTGAGTTTGAGATCACAAACATAGCTGTTTAA
- a CDS encoding pentapeptide repeat-containing protein, producing the protein MSFLKNRLKRLSETFNSVIEKPLLTSTIVLVAIATLVIGLSLRYYINDFDNFWAQILAEAHGMIFDIAVIGILIFWLNQNGQIRQRIRFYRDEIDDFRLWESEEAAFRTVGNIKRLNRHQIYEINLVNCFLARTNLNYVNLSGSNLNSANISQSSLIEANLENTRLNQTNFENSNLNQANLGGAYASGANFKDAFLIKAQFENAFLIKANFNNAYLMEANLQNSYLMGADLENASLYKADLRGAKGLTIEQLAKAKTLYLARFDDDLFSEIQTALPELVGS; encoded by the coding sequence ATGAGTTTTTTAAAGAACCGGTTAAAGCGATTAAGTGAGACATTCAATAGTGTTATTGAAAAACCATTGCTTACGTCTACCATCGTATTGGTTGCGATAGCCACGCTGGTGATTGGGCTTAGCTTGCGCTACTACATTAATGATTTTGATAATTTCTGGGCGCAAATTCTGGCCGAAGCCCACGGTATGATTTTCGACATTGCTGTAATCGGTATTCTTATATTTTGGTTGAATCAAAACGGTCAGATTCGTCAACGCATTCGATTCTACCGTGATGAAATTGATGACTTTCGTTTGTGGGAATCTGAAGAAGCGGCTTTTCGTACGGTGGGTAACATCAAGCGACTTAACCGCCATCAAATTTATGAAATCAACCTGGTAAACTGTTTTCTGGCTCGCACAAACCTAAACTACGTTAACCTGTCGGGTTCTAATCTTAATTCGGCCAATATTTCTCAATCCTCATTAATTGAAGCAAACCTGGAGAATACGCGTTTAAATCAAACGAATTTTGAGAATTCAAACCTTAACCAGGCAAACCTGGGAGGTGCTTATGCCAGTGGTGCCAATTTTAAAGATGCCTTTTTAATTAAAGCTCAATTCGAGAATGCTTTTTTGATCAAGGCAAATTTTAATAACGCCTACCTGATGGAGGCAAACCTGCAAAACAGCTACCTGATGGGGGCCGATCTGGAGAATGCAAGTTTATATAAAGCTGATTTACGTGGAGCAAAAGGCCTTACGATAGAACAACTTGCAAAAGCAAAAACGTTGTACCTGGCGCGCTTTGACGATGATTTGTTTTCTGAAATCCAAACCGCGCTTCCCGAGCTGGTTGGTTCCTGA
- the mgtE gene encoding magnesium transporter — translation MEQQIQFELTKEFVDRFQQALDERDQAFILESLQGVKAADISALLYEFNSEESKYVLDQLPLEVQAEIINDLDTDTRVKYLKVYQVNEIIPIVDALHSDDVADILNELPVKEREEVLSGLNHELRTQVTELLRYEENVAGGLMAKELIKVRDHWTVVQCIDEIRKQAENVDKFYAVYVVNDRDVLVGRVSLKDLVLSDARKVVSDICERDITSVETYLSDLEVADIMRKYDLESVPVVNVQGQLVGRITIDDVVDVITEQAEEDRQLMSGISEDVEEDDSVWRNTRARLPWLLIGIVGGLMNAKFMGLFEAELSRITAIAFFIPLIQATGGNVGIQSSSLIVQSLANPGFVYDGLWTRLAKVFLVALLSGISLALLVYGANVLIFSEQKLSIIVSVALLSVVVFASFVGTITPLILNRFGFNPALASGPFITTTNDLLGLTVYFFTVHLML, via the coding sequence GTGGAGCAGCAGATACAATTTGAGCTAACCAAAGAGTTTGTTGATCGTTTTCAGCAAGCCCTTGATGAACGCGACCAGGCGTTTATACTGGAAAGCCTGCAAGGTGTAAAAGCAGCTGATATTTCTGCGCTTCTATATGAATTCAATTCTGAAGAATCTAAGTATGTGCTTGATCAATTGCCGTTGGAAGTGCAGGCAGAGATCATCAATGACCTGGATACCGATACACGCGTAAAATACCTCAAGGTTTATCAGGTAAATGAAATTATTCCGATTGTTGATGCATTGCATTCGGATGATGTTGCAGATATTTTAAATGAGTTGCCTGTTAAAGAACGGGAAGAAGTTCTATCCGGACTTAACCATGAACTTCGAACCCAGGTAACCGAACTGCTTCGGTATGAAGAAAATGTTGCCGGTGGTTTGATGGCAAAAGAACTCATCAAAGTACGGGATCACTGGACGGTGGTTCAATGTATTGATGAGATCAGGAAGCAAGCTGAGAATGTAGATAAGTTCTACGCGGTTTATGTGGTGAATGATCGCGATGTATTGGTTGGTCGTGTGTCACTTAAAGACCTTGTACTTTCTGATGCGCGAAAAGTTGTATCCGATATTTGTGAGCGCGATATCACTTCGGTTGAAACGTATTTGTCTGATTTGGAAGTAGCCGACATTATGCGGAAATATGACCTTGAATCTGTTCCGGTAGTAAATGTACAAGGGCAATTGGTAGGAAGAATTACGATCGATGACGTGGTTGACGTAATTACCGAGCAGGCTGAAGAGGATCGCCAATTGATGTCGGGTATCAGTGAAGATGTGGAGGAAGATGACAGCGTATGGCGCAATACCCGTGCACGTTTGCCGTGGCTGCTAATTGGAATTGTTGGCGGTTTGATGAATGCCAAATTTATGGGACTCTTCGAAGCCGAGTTGAGCCGCATTACTGCCATTGCATTCTTTATTCCACTTATTCAAGCAACGGGAGGTAATGTGGGCATTCAATCATCATCATTGATTGTTCAAAGTCTGGCTAACCCGGGCTTTGTGTATGACGGACTTTGGACACGCCTCGCGAAAGTATTTTTAGTTGCATTACTCAGCGGAATATCATTGGCATTACTTGTTTACGGAGCCAATGTGTTAATCTTTAGTGAGCAAAAATTGTCTATTATCGTTTCGGTGGCGTTGCTGAGCGTAGTTGTGTTTGCTTCATTTGTCGGAACGATCACACCCTTGATATTGAATCGTTTCGGGTTCAACCCTGCGCTGGCATCAGGCCCCTTTATTACTACAACAAACGATCTGTTGGGGTTAACCGTTTATTTTTTTACCGTTCATTTGATGCTTTAA
- the rsmA gene encoding 16S rRNA (adenine(1518)-N(6)/adenine(1519)-N(6))-dimethyltransferase RsmA, whose translation MRMKQTDRVRPKKSLGQHFLHDKHIAEKIVQGLIAPDGAEQVLEIGPGMGVLTQFLVQRKDVALTVVEIDRDSVAYLEKHYPGLPIISGDFLELDLSKQFSGKYSIIGNFPYNISSQIFFKVLEKKDHVWQVVGMVQKEVADRIAAPHGNKTYGILSVLLQAFYTIHYLFKVPPGVFNPPPKVMSAVIRLERNARKTLPCNEALFFKVVKQGFNNRRKTLRNALKNLILPAFAHVHPDTVQDFLKLAILDKRAEQLSVDEFIHLTQLIEKSSGAADTI comes from the coding sequence ATGCGCATGAAACAAACCGATCGTGTAAGGCCGAAGAAATCATTAGGGCAACATTTTCTTCACGATAAGCATATCGCAGAAAAAATTGTTCAGGGTTTAATCGCTCCGGATGGTGCAGAACAGGTGTTGGAAATTGGCCCCGGCATGGGCGTGCTTACACAGTTTTTGGTTCAACGTAAAGATGTTGCCTTAACGGTTGTGGAGATTGATCGCGATTCGGTGGCTTACCTTGAAAAGCATTATCCAGGTTTGCCCATTATTTCGGGCGACTTTCTGGAGCTAGACTTGAGCAAGCAGTTTTCAGGTAAATACTCCATCATCGGAAATTTCCCTTACAACATCTCTTCACAGATTTTTTTTAAAGTACTTGAAAAAAAAGACCATGTGTGGCAGGTGGTGGGCATGGTGCAAAAGGAAGTGGCTGATCGGATTGCCGCACCGCATGGAAATAAGACGTATGGGATTTTAAGTGTGCTGCTGCAGGCATTTTATACGATTCATTATCTCTTCAAAGTTCCTCCCGGAGTGTTTAATCCTCCACCCAAAGTAATGTCGGCAGTTATCAGGCTTGAGCGTAATGCACGAAAGACTTTACCCTGCAATGAAGCGTTGTTCTTTAAAGTGGTAAAACAAGGCTTCAATAACAGACGGAAAACCTTGCGTAACGCCTTAAAAAATCTAATTTTGCCCGCCTTTGCGCATGTTCATCCGGATACCGTGCAGGATTTTTTGAAGCTCGCCATTCTGGACAAACGTGCCGAGCAATTGTCGGTTGATGAGTTTATACACTTGACTCAATTAATAGAGAAGAGCAGTGGAGCAGCAGATACAATTTGA
- the pdxA gene encoding 4-hydroxythreonine-4-phosphate dehydrogenase PdxA — MSQQQKPRIGITLGDLNGVGPEVVMKALQDNRLLNLITPVIYGSTRALSFYKKQLNLEEFNYGHAKTRGQYIPKTINVVNCWEDVIEINPGKPSKETGKAAWLALKQATQDLKEDMLDALVTAPIDKNTIASEEFPYRGHTEYLANAFNTKDFVMMMVSEKLRVGLVTEHIAVKDIAGTITTELLNKKLNVLEQSLRKDFGITKPKIAVLGLNPHAGDGGVIGTEDDQLIKPVIQDWKNKGKLVSGPFPADGFFASGNYAKYDAILAMYHDQGLVPFKLLAFETGVNFTAGLSIVRTSPDHGTGYSIAGKNLAQEGSLRQSLYTAVDIVEARRELIKE, encoded by the coding sequence ATGAGTCAGCAGCAGAAACCACGTATAGGCATTACACTTGGCGACCTGAATGGCGTTGGGCCTGAAGTTGTGATGAAGGCACTACAGGACAACCGCTTATTAAACCTGATTACCCCGGTGATTTACGGCTCAACCCGTGCATTATCGTTTTATAAAAAACAATTGAACCTGGAAGAATTCAACTACGGTCATGCGAAAACACGTGGGCAGTACATCCCTAAAACCATCAATGTAGTAAACTGCTGGGAAGATGTGATTGAAATAAACCCTGGCAAACCTTCAAAGGAAACGGGCAAGGCTGCGTGGCTCGCATTGAAACAAGCTACTCAAGATTTAAAAGAAGATATGTTGGATGCGCTGGTCACTGCTCCGATAGATAAAAACACGATTGCCAGTGAAGAGTTTCCATATCGCGGACATACCGAATATCTCGCCAACGCATTTAACACAAAAGATTTTGTAATGATGATGGTGAGCGAAAAGCTACGCGTTGGACTTGTTACTGAACACATTGCGGTAAAAGATATTGCCGGTACAATTACCACTGAGTTGCTGAATAAGAAACTAAACGTGTTAGAGCAAAGTCTTCGAAAAGACTTTGGAATTACCAAACCCAAAATTGCTGTACTTGGTTTAAATCCGCATGCTGGTGATGGTGGTGTAATCGGAACAGAAGACGATCAACTCATTAAACCCGTAATACAGGATTGGAAAAACAAAGGAAAACTAGTTTCAGGGCCATTCCCTGCCGATGGATTTTTTGCTTCCGGAAATTATGCCAAGTATGATGCCATCCTGGCCATGTATCACGATCAGGGATTGGTACCGTTCAAGCTTTTAGCCTTCGAAACCGGAGTGAATTTTACAGCAGGTCTATCAATTGTGCGCACTTCTCCCGATCATGGAACAGGATATTCAATTGCCGGAAAAAATTTAGCGCAAGAAGGTTCATTACGTCAATCGCTTTACACTGCAGTTGATATTGTAGAAGCCCGAAGAGAACTGATCAAAGAATAA
- a CDS encoding TerB family tellurite resistance protein: MDIVTKKLINILIQLAEADKHFARAERDMIFRIAKDKNFPEESVTALIRNPEPIESLGALSHDQKFDYLYAIIELVFADHNIFDSEILFCKNVAIKLGFRKNVIDYFVEHYGKKSREEFKALAISQLL; this comes from the coding sequence ATGGATATTGTAACCAAAAAGCTCATCAATATTTTAATACAGCTTGCTGAAGCAGATAAGCATTTTGCACGTGCCGAGCGTGACATGATATTCAGAATTGCCAAGGACAAAAACTTTCCCGAAGAATCCGTTACTGCCCTGATCAGAAACCCGGAGCCCATTGAATCGCTAGGCGCACTTTCTCACGATCAGAAGTTCGATTACCTGTATGCCATCATTGAGCTTGTATTTGCCGATCACAATATTTTCGACAGTGAAATTCTGTTCTGTAAAAACGTGGCCATTAAGTTAGGCTTCCGTAAAAACGTTATAGACTACTTTGTTGAGCATTACGGCAAGAAAAGCCGGGAGGAGTTTAAGGCTTTGGCTATAAGCCAGCTGCTATAG
- a CDS encoding DUF177 domain-containing protein: MEAYRVNIQGLSNNIHHFEYEFGDEFFGQYGADLVSAGAFKAKITLDKRETFIEAHFDLNGTVKLVCDRSLEVFDYPVSIDKRIIFKFGHEVAEVTDEIVIIDFNTVSLELGQYMYEFISLAIPMKKLHPRFASEEDEEEGDEEGRIIYTSETEEPSNEETDPRWEKLKNLNKNK, translated from the coding sequence TTGGAGGCGTATCGTGTTAATATTCAAGGGTTAAGCAACAACATTCACCATTTTGAGTATGAATTCGGTGATGAGTTTTTTGGCCAGTACGGAGCTGACCTGGTGTCGGCCGGTGCTTTTAAGGCGAAAATTACCCTGGATAAGCGCGAAACCTTCATTGAAGCACATTTTGACCTGAACGGAACGGTAAAATTGGTTTGTGACCGAAGCCTGGAAGTATTCGATTATCCCGTTTCAATTGATAAGCGAATAATCTTCAAGTTTGGTCATGAGGTTGCTGAGGTTACCGATGAGATTGTCATCATCGACTTCAACACGGTAAGCCTTGAACTCGGGCAGTATATGTACGAGTTTATTAGCCTGGCGATTCCGATGAAGAAGCTTCATCCGCGCTTTGCGAGTGAGGAGGACGAAGAAGAAGGTGATGAAGAGGGCAGAATTATCTACACCTCTGAAACGGAAGAACCCAGCAATGAAGAAACAGACCCCCGGTGGGAAAAATTAAAGAACTTGAATAAAAACAAATAG
- the rpmF gene encoding 50S ribosomal protein L32: MPNPKRKTSKTRRDKRRTHYKATAKELVVCPTTGEHHLPHRAFWHEGKLYYNGKVVMENEVLA, translated from the coding sequence ATGCCGAATCCGAAACGAAAAACCTCGAAAACGCGAAGAGATAAAAGAAGAACGCATTACAAGGCAACAGCGAAAGAACTGGTAGTATGCCCTACAACAGGTGAACACCATTTGCCGCACCGTGCATTTTGGCACGAAGGCAAACTTTACTACAACGGTAAAGTGGTAATGGAAAACGAAGTGCTGGCTTAA
- a CDS encoding beta-ketoacyl-ACP synthase III has translation MTKIRAAITGVGGYVPDYILTNHELETMVDTNDEWITSRTGIKERRILKGEGLGTSYMGTKAVEELLRKTKTDPKEIDLIIFATVTPDMPFPATANLVADQIGATNAFSYDISAACSGFIYALTTGAKFVESGVYKKVVVIGGDKMSSIINYQDRTTCIIFGDGAGAVLLEPTTEEVGVMDSIHKSDGSGANYLHMKAGGSRIPASHESVDARQHFVFQEGSAVFKFAVTNMADVSAQIMVKNNLKSEDVAWLVPHQANKRIIDATANRMGVTEDKVMMNIEKYGNTTAGTIPLLLWDYEKKLKKGDNLILAAFGGGFTWGAVYVKWAYNA, from the coding sequence ATGACAAAAATCCGGGCAGCCATTACTGGCGTAGGCGGTTATGTTCCCGACTACATTCTCACCAATCACGAGTTGGAAACCATGGTGGACACCAACGATGAATGGATCACCTCACGAACAGGAATTAAAGAACGAAGAATCCTTAAAGGTGAAGGACTCGGCACATCGTACATGGGCACAAAGGCCGTGGAAGAGTTGCTGCGCAAAACCAAAACCGATCCGAAAGAAATTGACCTGATCATTTTTGCTACGGTTACTCCCGATATGCCCTTTCCTGCAACGGCAAACCTGGTGGCTGATCAAATCGGAGCAACTAACGCCTTCAGCTACGATATCAGTGCGGCCTGTTCAGGTTTTATTTATGCCCTCACCACAGGTGCCAAATTTGTTGAATCGGGCGTCTATAAAAAAGTGGTAGTAATTGGTGGCGACAAAATGTCGTCTATCATCAACTACCAGGATCGTACCACATGCATCATTTTTGGCGATGGCGCGGGGGCTGTATTGCTTGAGCCAACAACCGAAGAAGTGGGCGTAATGGATTCCATCCACAAGAGTGACGGATCAGGAGCCAATTACCTGCATATGAAAGCCGGTGGAAGCCGCATTCCCGCTTCGCATGAATCGGTAGATGCCCGACAGCATTTTGTATTCCAGGAAGGTTCGGCTGTGTTTAAGTTTGCCGTAACCAACATGGCGGATGTATCGGCACAGATCATGGTAAAAAATAATCTGAAAAGTGAAGATGTAGCCTGGCTGGTACCACACCAGGCAAACAAGCGAATTATCGATGCCACGGCTAACCGGATGGGTGTTACCGAAGATAAAGTAATGATGAATATTGAAAAGTACGGAAACACCACGGCTGGTACCATTCCCTTGTTGTTGTGGGATTATGAGAAGAAACTCAAAAAAGGCGACAACCTGATATTGGCGGCCTTTGGAGGTGGCTTTACATGGGGTGCCGTTTATGTAAAATGGGCATACAACGCTTAA
- the efp gene encoding elongation factor P, which translates to MATISDLSRGNYVRYNGEILQVEELQHRTPGNLRAFYQVKMRNIRNGKIAENRFRPSDEVDLLRVETKEYQYLYAEGESLVCMDNQTFDQIYLDKALLGDSVNYIKEGVTILIVFENGTSPISAEAPPNVVMEIQYTEPGLQGDTATRTLKAATLENGVEIRVPLFINTGDNVKIDTKTGAYIERVK; encoded by the coding sequence ATGGCAACTATTTCAGATTTAAGCCGCGGAAACTATGTGCGCTACAACGGTGAAATTCTTCAGGTTGAAGAACTTCAGCACCGCACACCCGGAAACCTGCGCGCTTTTTATCAGGTAAAAATGAGAAACATCCGAAACGGAAAAATTGCTGAGAACCGTTTCCGTCCGAGTGATGAAGTTGACTTGCTTCGCGTTGAAACAAAAGAATATCAATACCTGTATGCCGAAGGTGAAAGCCTGGTGTGTATGGACAATCAAACTTTTGATCAGATCTATCTGGACAAAGCGTTATTAGGCGATTCAGTAAACTACATTAAAGAGGGTGTAACCATACTCATTGTTTTCGAAAACGGAACTTCCCCTATTTCTGCCGAAGCTCCGCCTAACGTAGTGATGGAAATTCAGTATACAGAGCCGGGGTTGCAAGGCGATACAGCCACCCGAACACTAAAAGCGGCTACACTTGAAAATGGTGTTGAAATACGAGTACCTTTATTCATCAACACCGGTGATAATGTTAAAATTGATACCAAAACAGGTGCTTATATTGAACGGGTAAAATAA